The following are encoded in a window of Mycolicibacterium tusciae JS617 genomic DNA:
- a CDS encoding vWA domain-containing protein, protein MTLHPVLPPLLLVAMAALLIVAQILALRRWRAAGRNRTMLWRWLLVTFAALLLVIAATRVAIVAGDEAPTRIAGDTEPNVFLVVDRSPNMAVRDLEGRTRMEVARDDLGALIDRYPRARFAVIGFSSAPSLDWPLSADTWSLRPVLDTITPYAYGPDAVTLTNAGAASTVLRYQLISAVQQYPRATTLVFYLGAGAPESELPAREFVPPAEAIDGGAVLGYGSPAGGPIPGTDIERSAADETTLRAVADQLGVPFVARSNDAPLTAELPESSAQEPTTALASAGGETETYWLPALGAAVLILIELYLVLRDLRRSRFVSVDVTP, encoded by the coding sequence ATGACGCTGCATCCGGTGCTACCTCCGCTACTCCTCGTTGCCATGGCGGCGTTGCTGATCGTGGCGCAGATCCTCGCACTGCGCCGTTGGCGGGCGGCCGGACGCAACCGGACGATGCTGTGGCGCTGGCTTCTCGTCACGTTCGCGGCACTGCTGCTTGTCATCGCGGCCACTCGGGTAGCGATCGTGGCCGGCGACGAGGCCCCCACACGTATCGCCGGGGACACAGAACCGAACGTGTTCCTGGTCGTCGACCGCTCGCCGAATATGGCGGTGCGCGACCTCGAAGGCCGAACGCGAATGGAGGTGGCGCGCGACGATCTCGGGGCGCTGATCGACCGCTACCCGCGGGCGCGGTTCGCCGTCATCGGGTTCTCCTCTGCCCCTTCGCTGGACTGGCCGCTCTCGGCCGATACCTGGAGCCTGCGGCCGGTCCTGGACACCATCACCCCGTATGCGTACGGCCCCGACGCCGTCACACTGACCAATGCCGGTGCGGCGAGCACTGTGCTGCGCTATCAGTTGATCAGCGCGGTCCAGCAGTATCCGCGGGCCACCACGCTGGTCTTCTACCTCGGTGCCGGCGCCCCTGAGTCAGAGCTGCCTGCACGGGAATTCGTTCCGCCGGCAGAGGCGATCGACGGTGGGGCGGTGCTCGGCTACGGCAGCCCCGCCGGGGGCCCCATTCCCGGCACCGACATCGAACGCTCCGCCGCCGACGAGACGACGCTGCGGGCGGTCGCCGACCAGCTGGGTGTGCCGTTCGTCGCGCGCTCGAATGACGCACCGCTGACCGCGGAGCTGCCTGAGAGCAGCGCGCAAGAGCCAACGACGGCTCTGGCCTCAGCGGGGGGAGAGACCGAAACGTACTGGCTGCCAGCGCTGGGCGCCGCGGTCCTCATCCTGATCGAGCTCTACCTTGTGCTGCGCGACCTGCGCCGCAGCAGGTTTGTCAGCGTGGACGTGACGCCGTGA
- a CDS encoding DUF58 domain-containing protein — translation MGSHLDRAKQYFGRDTTGLLDGGRYALVHTRSLEFDDLRPYVPGDDVRDIDWKATARSGHVLIKRFVSEKHHKILVVADAGRNTVAQAPSGERKRDIASHVIGAIGLITLRRSDEIGMVFGDVRGCVDIRLRRGETHIESMLHRFHHHTATAPAPSSVVTQLNWVAKHYRRPLLIFVVSDEPEISDGLSEVLTQLTARHDVLWAMVADMAAVGSVDDEDDGYDVAVGRVVLGGAALGTQVVEAYRRAEFGRREQLSTFMTTHGVPHARFTGSTRIRAGLTSMTGAFARVR, via the coding sequence ATGGGCTCCCATCTCGACCGCGCCAAGCAGTACTTCGGCCGCGACACGACCGGACTGTTGGACGGTGGCCGGTACGCGTTGGTGCACACCCGCAGCCTCGAGTTCGACGACCTGCGGCCGTATGTGCCGGGCGATGACGTCCGCGATATCGACTGGAAGGCCACCGCTCGGTCGGGCCACGTCCTGATCAAACGCTTTGTCTCCGAGAAGCACCACAAGATTCTCGTTGTCGCCGACGCCGGCCGGAACACCGTCGCGCAGGCTCCATCGGGCGAGCGCAAGCGCGACATCGCATCGCATGTCATCGGCGCTATCGGTCTGATCACGCTGCGTCGATCCGACGAGATCGGGATGGTGTTCGGCGACGTCCGCGGGTGTGTCGACATCCGCCTGCGGCGAGGCGAGACGCACATCGAGAGCATGTTGCACCGGTTTCATCACCACACCGCGACTGCACCTGCACCCAGCAGCGTTGTCACACAACTGAATTGGGTGGCAAAGCACTACCGGCGCCCGTTGCTGATCTTTGTCGTGTCCGACGAGCCGGAGATCAGCGACGGTCTCAGCGAGGTTCTGACTCAACTCACCGCACGGCACGACGTGTTGTGGGCCATGGTCGCCGACATGGCCGCGGTGGGGTCCGTCGATGATGAGGACGACGGATACGACGTCGCGGTCGGCCGCGTCGTACTGGGTGGCGCTGCGCTCGGCACGCAGGTTGTGGAGGCCTACCGCCGGGCCGAATTCGGACGCCGGGAACAACTCTCGACATTCATGACGACACATGGTGTGCCCCATGCCAGATTCACCGGCAGCACACGCATCAGGGCCGGGCTGACCTCGATGACCGGAGCATTCGCCCGTGTCCGATGA
- a CDS encoding AAA family ATPase, whose amino-acid sequence MTAPQPRLDQRDLAEAERVVAAVSSAFSAKVVGQEHLRESLLIALLAGGHLLIESVPGLAKTTAARVIAESIQAGFRRIQCTPDLLPSDIIGTQIYEAATNSFVTQLGPVHTNIVLLDEINRSSAKTQSAMLEAMEERQTTIAGVEYAIPEPFLVIATQNPVEQEGTYPLSEAQTDRFMLKELVAYPSVNDEVEVVLRMDAGLYEKNHRTSPVVGIDDIRRVQHLVGTVYMDRDLIEYASRLVNVTREPERHLAANIARLIEYGASPRATIAFCRTARALAVVRGRNHVVPDDVARVAHRVLRHRLILGFEAASLQLTPDVVVDAVLAAVRVP is encoded by the coding sequence ATGACCGCCCCGCAACCCCGGCTTGACCAGCGGGATCTGGCAGAAGCCGAACGCGTGGTGGCGGCGGTGTCCTCGGCCTTCTCGGCCAAAGTGGTCGGTCAGGAACATCTTCGGGAGTCCCTGCTCATCGCCCTCCTCGCCGGTGGGCACCTGCTGATCGAGAGCGTTCCCGGCCTGGCCAAGACCACCGCCGCCCGCGTCATCGCGGAATCGATCCAGGCCGGATTCCGCCGCATCCAGTGCACCCCCGACCTGTTGCCCAGCGACATCATCGGCACCCAGATCTACGAGGCGGCCACCAACTCCTTCGTCACCCAACTCGGGCCCGTGCACACCAATATCGTGTTGCTCGACGAGATCAACCGGTCCAGCGCGAAGACCCAGAGCGCGATGCTCGAGGCGATGGAGGAACGCCAGACCACGATCGCCGGTGTGGAATACGCGATCCCCGAGCCCTTCCTGGTCATCGCCACCCAGAACCCGGTCGAGCAGGAGGGCACCTACCCGCTGTCGGAGGCGCAGACCGACCGATTCATGCTCAAGGAACTCGTTGCGTACCCCTCGGTCAACGACGAGGTCGAGGTCGTCTTGCGAATGGACGCCGGCCTCTACGAGAAGAACCACCGCACGTCGCCGGTGGTCGGGATCGACGATATTCGGCGCGTGCAACACCTTGTCGGAACCGTGTACATGGACCGGGACTTGATCGAGTACGCCAGCCGACTGGTGAACGTGACACGGGAACCCGAACGGCATCTCGCGGCGAACATCGCCCGGTTGATCGAATACGGTGCGAGCCCGAGGGCGACGATCGCGTTCTGCCGGACAGCGCGTGCCCTTGCCGTTGTCCGAGGCCGCAACCACGTCGTGCCCGACGATGTGGCCCGGGTTGCGCATCGCGTGCTGCGGCACCGCCTGATCCTCGGCTTCGAGGCGGCCAGTTTGCAGCTCACACCTGATGTGGTGGTCGACGCGGTGCTGGCTGCGGTGCGGGTGCCGTGA
- a CDS encoding nuclear transport factor 2 family protein produces the protein MSDPIETLMLANLLEVFNERDEAKRLAAIERTYAPDVRWTDAEGVSTGRDALEAKCVALQEQLGDQQFAASGPVHQLLNFGYLAWHLVDPTTGQTSMSGFDAAVIAGGAITDLYTVLIPPQ, from the coding sequence ATGAGTGACCCGATCGAAACCCTGATGCTGGCGAACCTGCTCGAAGTCTTCAACGAACGCGATGAGGCCAAACGGCTGGCCGCGATCGAACGCACCTACGCACCGGATGTGCGTTGGACCGATGCCGAGGGTGTGAGCACCGGCCGTGATGCGCTCGAAGCGAAATGTGTGGCGTTACAGGAGCAGCTCGGCGATCAGCAGTTCGCCGCCTCGGGGCCGGTGCACCAGCTGCTGAACTTCGGCTATCTGGCCTGGCATCTCGTCGACCCGACTACCGGACAGACCAGCATGTCCGGTTTCGATGCTGCAGTGATCGCCGGCGGCGCCATCACGGACCTCTACACGGTGCTCATTCCGCCGCAGTGA
- a CDS encoding acyl-CoA thioesterase — MTYRPPSLADVIATLHVDRVDDDHFRARQLDNPAHYIVGGHIAGQALMAASLTAPGRTPHSMHVCYVRAGDAREPVDFLIDVARDGGSLSTRQITARQNGQILLEVLASFSAPIESLDYYQPMPDVPDPEALPPIQEQLADYADELDGHWIRPQAFDLRYVDAPPRLALELPEPPGRMRMWWRPNGSVPADEVLHSCLLAYLSGTTMVEAALARRGHTPIGTFNALIDHALWFHRPADLSDWVLSDQASPSGVAGRGLTTSTMYNRAGQLVCIATQELYFGRK; from the coding sequence GTGACATACCGCCCGCCGAGCCTGGCCGACGTTATCGCCACCCTCCACGTCGATCGTGTCGACGACGACCACTTCCGCGCCCGACAGCTCGACAATCCGGCTCACTACATCGTCGGCGGCCATATCGCCGGGCAGGCGTTGATGGCGGCGAGCCTGACGGCGCCGGGACGGACACCGCACAGCATGCACGTGTGCTACGTGCGGGCCGGCGACGCCCGCGAGCCCGTCGACTTCCTCATCGATGTGGCACGCGACGGCGGCTCGTTGTCGACTCGCCAGATCACGGCGCGCCAGAACGGTCAGATCCTGCTCGAGGTGCTCGCATCCTTCAGTGCGCCGATCGAGTCGCTCGACTACTACCAGCCGATGCCCGATGTCCCCGATCCTGAGGCCCTTCCACCGATCCAGGAGCAGTTGGCGGACTACGCCGACGAGCTGGACGGACATTGGATTCGGCCGCAGGCGTTCGATCTGCGTTACGTCGACGCACCACCGCGCCTGGCCCTCGAGTTGCCCGAGCCGCCTGGACGAATGCGAATGTGGTGGCGGCCCAACGGTTCCGTACCTGCCGACGAGGTATTGCACAGCTGCCTACTGGCGTACCTGTCGGGCACGACCATGGTCGAGGCGGCCCTCGCACGGCGGGGACACACACCCATCGGTACTTTCAACGCGCTCATCGACCATGCCCTGTGGTTTCACCGGCCCGCCGACTTGTCGGATTGGGTACTGTCCGACCAGGCTTCGCCCAGTGGCGTCGCCGGCAGAGGACTGACGACGTCGACGATGTACAACCGGGCGGGCCAGCTGGTCTGCATCGCGACCCAAGAGCTGTACTTCGGCCGGAAATAG
- a CDS encoding pyridoxamine 5'-phosphate oxidase family protein — protein sequence MSADRSLTTDDLEFLRRPLHGFLSVAKGPVPPQPRPVWFEATAEGTVQLFTGPDTLKVRRVRDDPRASLVVAAPVGERERWVSVAGRATVESDGGHDLAARLAARYWDLDDPARAKDLAAILAEDQVRFVIHPERVSRYAY from the coding sequence ATGAGTGCTGACCGTTCGCTGACTACCGACGACCTCGAGTTCCTCCGGCGCCCCCTGCATGGATTCCTGTCGGTGGCCAAGGGCCCCGTTCCGCCGCAGCCTCGGCCGGTGTGGTTCGAGGCGACCGCCGAGGGCACGGTCCAATTGTTCACGGGCCCAGACACTCTCAAGGTACGGCGCGTGCGTGACGACCCCCGCGCCTCGCTCGTCGTCGCCGCACCGGTGGGTGAACGGGAGCGGTGGGTTTCCGTCGCAGGCCGCGCCACCGTGGAATCCGACGGCGGACATGACCTGGCCGCCCGTCTGGCCGCGCGCTACTGGGATCTCGACGACCCGGCCCGCGCAAAGGATCTCGCCGCGATTCTGGCCGAGGACCAGGTGCGTTTCGTCATCCACCCGGAGCGCGTGAGTCGCTACGCGTATTGA
- a CDS encoding COG4315 family predicted lipoprotein, which yields MHPLPILLVSVAALTSCAAFANQAATESSTAGETATTVATPRTEATATPNPIPSTDQIPPVGDVSLEMDDRGDLGQIIVDGSGRTVYAFTTDPLNDPTCYDVCADTWLPLLAKGNPAGGIGIDASAAATTPRRDGGNQVTYKGHPLYHYAGDKSDKDAGGQGLDLFGGEWHVLTKDGQPLA from the coding sequence ATGCACCCGCTTCCGATCCTGCTGGTCAGCGTCGCTGCGTTGACCTCGTGTGCCGCGTTCGCCAATCAAGCCGCCACCGAATCGTCGACGGCTGGCGAGACGGCGACGACGGTGGCCACCCCGAGAACAGAGGCAACGGCCACGCCCAACCCGATCCCCTCGACCGATCAGATTCCGCCCGTCGGGGACGTCTCGCTGGAAATGGACGACCGTGGTGATCTGGGACAGATCATCGTGGACGGCTCGGGCCGCACCGTGTACGCGTTCACCACGGACCCGTTGAACGACCCCACCTGTTACGACGTGTGTGCCGATACGTGGCTGCCCCTGCTGGCCAAGGGCAACCCGGCCGGCGGCATCGGAATCGACGCGAGCGCAGCGGCGACGACTCCACGCCGCGACGGCGGCAATCAGGTGACCTACAAGGGCCACCCGCTGTACCACTATGCGGGCGACAAGAGCGACAAGGACGCCGGAGGGCAGGGCTTGGACCTTTTCGGCGGTGAGTGGCACGTGCTGACCAAGGACGGGCAGCCGCTGGCCTGA
- a CDS encoding amidase gives MNFEEYRTYDATGLAKLVADKEVSAAELLTLAQERTSAVNPRINAIVREVPAAPTADLSGPFAGVPFLIKDLSQDYAGLPTSNGSRALMSLPATAHATVVQRWIDAGLVIFGKTNTPEFGAKGITEPVAWGPSRNPWDLARSPGGSSGGSAAAVAAGIVPCAGASDGGGSIRIPAASCGLVGLKPGRGLTPSGPATGEAMHGAAVQGVVSRTVRDTAAMLDVIAGGEPSGPFVPGMPDAPFASYVGAEPGKLRIGVRVPTAINPSPDPEAYAAVEATVSALTELGHHVDELPQAPFDDDAALAREFLLGWFVYTAWELAEAKRVSGAGDELFERDTLIMAALGRATSSVDYVDAVQKRHEHTRRLTTFFESYDLLMTPSLATPPPKISEFDLPVALQHGADLLIKTRTARILRFTKIVDDMVDKNLGWVPYTQLANITGRPAITLPTHWTAAGLPLGVQFVAPLAGESLLIRLAAQLEQALPWADRVAPA, from the coding sequence ATGAACTTCGAGGAGTACCGGACATATGACGCCACTGGCTTGGCAAAACTGGTCGCCGACAAGGAGGTGTCAGCGGCCGAGCTGCTGACGCTGGCGCAGGAGCGCACATCCGCGGTGAACCCGCGGATCAACGCGATCGTGCGCGAGGTCCCCGCGGCCCCGACGGCCGACCTCAGCGGCCCGTTCGCCGGCGTCCCGTTCCTGATCAAGGACTTGTCGCAGGACTACGCCGGTCTGCCGACCTCGAATGGATCGCGCGCACTGATGTCGCTGCCCGCCACCGCGCATGCCACCGTCGTCCAGCGGTGGATCGACGCGGGCCTGGTCATCTTCGGCAAGACCAACACACCGGAGTTCGGGGCCAAGGGGATCACCGAGCCCGTCGCGTGGGGGCCGTCGCGCAATCCGTGGGATCTTGCGCGCTCGCCGGGTGGTTCGTCGGGTGGGTCCGCAGCCGCGGTCGCGGCGGGGATCGTGCCGTGTGCCGGTGCGAGCGATGGCGGCGGGTCGATCCGCATCCCGGCCGCCAGCTGTGGGCTGGTCGGTTTGAAACCCGGCCGCGGGCTGACACCTTCGGGGCCGGCGACGGGCGAGGCCATGCACGGGGCGGCCGTGCAGGGTGTCGTCTCGCGCACGGTGCGCGATACCGCCGCGATGCTCGACGTCATCGCCGGCGGCGAACCGTCGGGACCCTTTGTGCCCGGTATGCCGGACGCGCCGTTCGCGTCGTACGTGGGAGCAGAGCCCGGCAAGCTGCGGATCGGTGTGCGAGTGCCGACGGCGATCAATCCCTCGCCCGATCCCGAGGCCTACGCGGCTGTGGAGGCGACGGTTTCGGCACTGACCGAGTTGGGCCACCACGTCGACGAACTGCCCCAGGCGCCCTTCGACGACGATGCCGCGCTGGCCCGGGAGTTCCTGCTCGGGTGGTTCGTCTACACGGCCTGGGAACTCGCCGAGGCCAAGCGCGTGAGCGGCGCGGGCGACGAGTTGTTCGAGCGCGACACCCTGATCATGGCGGCGCTCGGCCGCGCCACCAGCAGCGTGGACTACGTCGACGCGGTGCAGAAGCGTCACGAGCACACCCGCCGGTTGACCACCTTCTTCGAGTCCTACGACCTGCTGATGACGCCCTCGCTGGCCACTCCACCGCCGAAGATCAGCGAGTTCGATCTGCCGGTGGCGTTGCAGCACGGCGCAGACCTGTTGATCAAGACGCGCACCGCCCGGATCCTGCGCTTCACGAAGATCGTCGACGACATGGTGGACAAGAACCTCGGCTGGGTGCCCTACACGCAGCTGGCGAACATCACCGGGCGGCCCGCGATCACGCTGCCGACACACTGGACAGCGGCGGGCCTGCCGCTGGGCGTCCAGTTCGTCGCCCCACTGGCGGGCGAGTCGCTGCTCATCCGGTTGGCGGCCCAGCTCGAACAGGCACTTCCATGGGCGGATCGCGTCGCACCGGCCTAG
- a CDS encoding enoyl-CoA hydratase/isomerase family protein has product MSLVTYELDDHIATITLNRPEARNAINGALRQELNAAWERFRDDLDAWVAILTANGDVFCAGGDLKDGEGSVGTFGGTFWEKPTINSFESGMELFKPTIAAVNGPCVGYGVTGVLFCDFVFASTAATFSFPEVTLGVPTIVGAIRLPERLRWADAMELLLTGAPMTAERAKEVGLVWKLVEPDDLQAQARAWAQTLTKAAPLAQRATKEVAWRTANMGWIESVRFGETMRKVAAATDDVGEGIQAWREKRTPQWRGH; this is encoded by the coding sequence ATGAGCCTCGTCACCTACGAGTTGGACGATCACATCGCCACGATCACGCTCAATCGGCCCGAGGCGCGCAACGCCATCAACGGTGCTCTCCGTCAGGAACTGAACGCGGCGTGGGAGCGGTTTCGCGATGACCTCGATGCCTGGGTCGCAATCCTCACCGCGAATGGGGACGTGTTCTGCGCCGGCGGTGACCTCAAGGACGGCGAGGGCTCGGTCGGCACCTTCGGCGGCACGTTCTGGGAAAAGCCGACGATCAACTCCTTCGAGAGCGGAATGGAACTGTTCAAGCCGACGATCGCAGCCGTGAACGGCCCGTGCGTCGGCTACGGGGTGACCGGAGTTCTGTTCTGCGACTTCGTCTTTGCCTCCACTGCGGCCACGTTCTCGTTCCCGGAGGTGACGCTCGGCGTGCCCACCATCGTGGGGGCGATCCGCCTGCCCGAGCGGCTGCGCTGGGCCGACGCCATGGAACTGCTGCTGACCGGTGCGCCGATGACGGCCGAACGCGCCAAAGAGGTTGGCCTGGTGTGGAAGCTGGTCGAGCCCGACGACCTGCAGGCCCAAGCGCGCGCATGGGCGCAGACCCTGACGAAAGCAGCGCCCCTGGCACAGCGCGCCACCAAGGAGGTGGCGTGGCGCACCGCGAACATGGGGTGGATCGAGTCAGTCCGCTTCGGCGAGACGATGCGCAAAGTCGCCGCCGCCACCGATGATGTCGGCGAGGGAATCCAGGCGTGGCGGGAGAAGCGGACGCCACAGTGGCGGGGCCACTAA